Part of the Acidobacteriota bacterium genome, GCCGCATAGACCTGTCGAAAGTCGACCGGGCCGAGGTTTCTCTTCATGACATCGACCTCCATGAGCTGGATCCGCGCGATACGCCCGCCCTCACGCTCTTTCTGAGCGAGAAGCTTCGCTCCAACGAGCATTACACCAGCCCCCGTGGGGCCTTCATGGCGGTCCCCATCGTTCGCAGCGGCGAACTGGCCCACGTGTTCTGTCTCGGCGCCGACAGCGACCGGGCTTACGGCGAAGATGACGTCTCACTGGCCCGGCTGGTTATCAACCAGGCGGCCGTATTGTTCGAGAAGGAACGGGCGCTCCTGAACGCAACGCGACTGCTCACCATGGGCAACATGATCTCGGAAATCTCGCATGACCTGCGAAAACCGCTGACCTCCATCCGGGGGGCCCTGCAAATTCTTCGCGAACGCTGGCCGAGTATCGCCGAGAAGTCTGATTTGTTCGAAACCGCCGAAGAGGAAGTTCACCGGATGAATGACATGGTGCGCGAACTCGTCGACTTCTCGAACCCCAATAAGTACGAGACGACCAAGCTGGATCTCCGCCAGGTGGTCCTTCGGGCCTCGGAGCTCGTCGGGCCGGATCTTCGCAAATACCACATCCGGTTCGAGTGCGAATTCGACGAGGCCGACTGGGAGGTAATCGTCAACAAGAACCAGATCCTCGAAGTGTTCCTGAATCTCTTCATGAACGCCATCGATGCCATGCCCGACAGCGGCACCCTCAGCGTCAGGGGTCTCGTGGAACAGCCCGAATACAAGAAGGGAAAGTACCTGGCCGTCAAGGTCATCGATACGGGCAAGGGGATGAGCAAGAAGGAACAGGCCCGCATGTTCGAGCGCTACTATACGACCAAGGAAACCGGGACCGGCCTCGGCCTGGTGGTGGTAAACCGCATTGTCGCGGCCCACAACGGGACCCTCAGCGTACAGTCGAGCCTGGGCAAGGGCACCACCTTTTCCGTGTACTTCCCCCTGGTCTCCTAGAACCCCTGCAGAATTTTGCCGAAAATCCGCAAAATAACTGAAGAACCAGCTTGATTTCTAAGGCTCTCTGCCGATACTTAGACAAGCCGGACCCCAGAAGATGGCAAAAGAAAAGACTAAAATCCTTGTTATCGACGATGACCCGAAGGTCTCCTGGATTCTCTCCGAGGGGCTCGACTCCAGTTTCAATTTTGTCTCGGCGCGTGACGGCGTCGAGGGCATTCAAATGATCTCCACGGAAAAGCCGATCCTGGTTCTTCTGGATATCAAGATGCCCGGAATGACCGGGCTGGAAGTCCTCGAGAAACTCAACAAGCTCGAGAACCGCCCGGAAGTGATAATGATTTCCGGCCACGGGGACACCAAGTACGTGGTAGAGTCGATGAAGCTGGGGGCGGCAGAGTTCATTGACAAGCCGTTCGACGTCCGTGAGGTGGAGATACACATCAACGGCGTGCTTGAACGGATGCGCCTGAAGAAAGAGGTTACTGACCTGAAGAAGGAACTTCAGGTCCGCGAGCATTACGGCAGTTTCGTCGGTGATTCCCAGGCCATGGCGCGCGTCAAGGGGATCATCGAACAGGTGGCAGACTCGGAGCTTACGGTGCTCATTCGTGGAGAATCGGGAACGGGCAAGGAGATCGCCGCCCGTTCACTTCACGCTCTTTCCAGCCGGAAGGTTCAGCCGTTTGTGAAGGTAAACTGCGCCGCCATCCCTCGGGACCTGCTGGAGGCCGAGTTGTTCGGGTACGAGAAGGGGGCGTTTACAGGCGCGCACAAGAACAAGCAGGGCCGTTTCGAGTTGGCCAACAAGGGTACAATTTTCCTTGACGAAATCGGCGACATGCCCATGGAGTTGCAGTCCAAGCTCCTTCAGGTGCTCGAACAACAGGAGTTCGTGCGCGTCGGCGGCATCCAAAACATCCACGTCGACGTGCGCATCATCTGTGCCACCAACAAGAATCTCGAGCAGGCCATAAAAGTGCAGGCTTTTCGCGATGACCTGTTCTACCGGCTCAACGAGATTACGCTCTTCCTGCCCGGCTTGCGAGAACGCCCCGAGGATATACCGCTTCTGGTCGAACATTTCCTCGACATGTACAACGACCAGTATACGCGGCAGCAGCCCCCCGTATCGCCCGAGACCATGGGCAGGCTGACCGAGTTCAGTTGGCCGGGCAACATCCGGCAACTGGAGAACATGATCAAGCAGGTGGTGGTCAGGGGAGATGAGAGTATTATTGCCGAGTTGATAGTATTAGCCGGCGAGAATTTGCCGGAATCGGTCTTCGGGTCCTCTTCGCCGCCGGCCGATCCGGCATTGACCACGGAACCGGCGCAGCAGGACTATTCGCTGAAGCACCGCGTCAGCAGGACAATTGCTGCCGAGGAAAAGCGGATGATCAGCGAAGTCCTGGGCAAGACCAACTGGAATCGGCGTAAGGCCGCCGATCTGCTGCAGATCAGCTACCGCTCCCTTCTGTACAAAATCAAAGACTACCAGCTTAACGCTGCCAAGTAAGCAACGCTCACCTGATCCGACCTGTTGGAAGTCTGTGCATTTTTTGAGCAGTCGGTTGCACAGTTGTGACTTGGTTTGCGCTTCACGAGCCGGTCTTCCGGCGCCAATCGGACCACAACCTCACCTCTATGCCCCGGTCTTTTCAGGAGTAACGCCGCCTTAGTGCCTGCTGCATAGAAAGCTGACAGGTCCTCATACCCGCCACAACTATCGGAATGATAGTTGCTTACCAGTAAGGTGCTGTATGCAATATGCGGATTTGAGAGTTGAGAGGCACACCCATATGATGGTCAGCCAGAGAGAGCCGCTCGGTCAGTTGTCTGAGTCATTTGTTGCGCGCGCCGGCATCGAGTTGAAACGGGCTGAGCGGTATCGAGTATTTGTGGCCCTGTCCGTTTTGGACATGGAGTTCACCAAGGAGTTCTTCACCGAAGTTGAGTATGCCCCGGTGATGGATGGCATTCTCGGCGTCGCGCGTAACTCCGTCCGAGCGTGTGACTACGTATCGCTCGTCGGGCCGCATCATGTCTGCCTGCTCTTTCCCGAGACGTCGCGCCAGGGAGCCGAGGTCGCCCTTCGGCGGATCGGTGATTCCATCCGCGAAGAGCTGGCCCGCCGGACGGACAAGACAATCGATCAGGTGATTCCCGTGGAATTGTCATCGTATCCGGACGCGGCGGGGGCCAGGACGGTCGAGGATTTTCTGGAGGAGTTGCAGCACCGCGCCAGAAACTGAAAAGCCTTGGGCCTGCTAAGACCCATTCCCACAAGAAGGTCGTCCACCCCTCTGGATGGCCTTCTTCTTTTTTCCCCGATGAGGCGGGCCGGTCTGAGTTTGCCCGGGCTGAGCAGGACCCGGCAGAAAGGGCCACGGAGAAACATATCCGCGGCCCTAAATAACATCTTGTTTCGGCTGTTGTCCGGCTTGCCTACCAGCCCATGATCTGTTCGAGGTTTTTGTTCAGCCGTTCGATACGTTCCTGGTAGTCTTCCTTTTTCGCCCTTTCCCGCTCGACGACCTCTTTCGGGGCGTTGTCGAGGAAGTCAGCGTTGGCCAGCTTCTTTGAGATTTTCTCGAGCTGTGCCTTGAGACTGTCCAGGTTCTTCTGCAACCGCGCCTTTTCCACCTCGATGTCGATCAGGCCCTCCAATGGAACGAATATTTCCGCGCCTGAAATGACGGCCGAGGCGGACAGCGGCGGTTTTTTCACGTCCACGCTACAGTGCAGGTCCTTCACCCGGGCCAGTGACCGGAAGTACTCGATATGGTTCTGGAGCAGCCGGCCGAAAGACTCGTGGCTGACGCGGATATACAGGTCGGACTTCCTGCCCGGGGGGACGTTCAATTCAGCCCGCACGGACCTTACGGCCGTCACGACTTCCTGGATCTGTTTGAGGCTGTCCTCGAGCGAGTTATCTACGTGCTCACCTTTGGTGGTCGGCCAGGGGCCGAAGCAGATCGTTGCGCTCCGGCCCGTCTCAGCGTCGCCTGAAAGTTGCCGGGCGATCTCTTCGGTCACGAACGGCGTGAACGGGTGCATCAACCGGAGAATGCGGTGCAGGACGTACGTCGCCACGTTCAGCGAGTTTTCCCGGATCGGCGTTCCCGGCCGGTCAGGTTTGATCAGCTCGATGTACCACGAGCAGTAATCATCCCAGGCGAAATTGTAAAGCGTCTTGGCAGCCGTCGAGAGCCGGTATTCGGCGAAGGCCTTGTCCACCGCCTGGATAGTGCCCTCCAGCCTTGACAGTATCCACCGATCGAATATGACGAGATCCGTATCATCGAGCTCCTCCAGCACCGGCTTGCGCCCCTGAAGATGCATCATCACGAAACGGGACACCTGGTAGAGCTTGTTGACGAAGTTCCGGCCAGTCTCAAAGGTGTTCTTGGTAATCCACGGATCCTGGCCGTCGGGTGTCGCCAGGACCAGTGAAATACGCAGGGCGTCGGCGCCGTACTTGTCGATGATCTCGAGCGGATCGATCCCGTTGCCGAGGGATTTGGACATTTTCACGCCGTTGGCGTCCCGCACCGTGCCGTGAATGTATACGTCGTTAAACGGCGTTTCGCCCATGAACTCGTACCCCGCCATGATCATGCGCGCAACCCACAGGAAGATAATCTCCGAGGCCGTCACCAGGGCTTTGGTAGGGTAGAACTTCTCAAGCTCGGGTGTCCTGTCGGGCCAGCCGAACGTCGAGAACGGCCAGAGCCAGGATGAAAACCAGGTATCCAGAACGTCTTCGTCCTGGACCAGCGAGGCCGGGTCGTACCCCGGGCACTGCTCGGCGGCGGGGCGGGCAACGGAAACGAACATGGTACCGTCCTCGGCATACCAGACCGGGATGCGGTGCCCCCACCAGAGCTGCCGTGATATGCACCAGTCCCGGATATTCTCCATCCAGTGCAGGTAGGTCTTGGACCAGTAATCCGGGTAGAAGCGCAACTTGCCGGACTTGAGCGCCTCGATGGCCGGCTTGGCCATTTCACTCATCCTGACAAACCACTGCTCGGAGAGGTACGGCTCGATGACCGTATGGCAGCGGTAACATGTCCCGGCCGAGAGTTCGTATTCCTCGGTCTTCTCCAGCAAGCCTTTCTTTTGAAGATCCGCGACCAACTGCCTGCGCGCCTCGTAACGGTCCAGGCCCTTGTACTTGCCGGCGTTTTCGTTCAGCGTCCCGTCGGTGTTGAGGATGTTTACTTCCTGGAGGTCATGCCGCTTCCCGATCTCGAAGTCGTTGGGGTCATGAGCCGGCGTAACCTTAACCACGCCGGTGCCGAACTCGGGGTCGACAAAGCTGTCGGCCACTATGGGGATCTCTCGTTCCAGGATGGGCAGAATAACGGTCTTGCCCATGTTCTTCTTGTACCGGCTGTCCTTGGGGTTTATGGCCAGGGCCGTATCTCCAAGCATCGTTTCCGGACGGGTGGTGGCGACCGTCAGGTAGTCGTCCGAGCCCTTGATCTTATACTTGATATACCAGAGATTCCCGTCGAAAGTCTTGTGCTCGACTTCGTCGTCAGAGAGCGACGTTTTGCACGAGGGACACCAGTTGACGATCCGGTGGCCGCGGTAGATCCACCCCTTATTATGCAGGTGGATGAAGACCTCGGCCACGGCTCGCGACAAACCGTCGTCGAGCGTAAAGCGAGTGCGGTCCCAGTCGCAGGAGCAACCGATTTTGCGCAACTGGCCGAGGATGATGTCCTTGTTTCGATAGGCCCAGTCCCTGGTCCGTTCCAGGAATTTCTCACGGCCGATCTCGCGCCGCGTTGTCCCCTCTTTGATAAGCTGCTTTTCGACGATCACCTGGGTGGCGATCCCGGCGTGGTCAGACCCCGGCAGCCACTCGGTTTCGTACCCCTGCATGCGGTGCCGGCGGATGAGAATATCCTGCACGGTGTTGTTCAGGGCATGGCCGAGGTGCAGGACGTCCGTGACGTTCGGTGGCGGGATGACGATGCTGTAGACTTCCTTGCCGGAGCCGGGATCAGCGTGGAAGTAGCCGTCCTCAACCCACTCGTGGTAGAGCCTGTCCTCGACCTCGGCCGGATTGTATGCCGCCGATTTCTTAGCCGTTTTGCCGTTATTCTTGCCCATGCCGCTCTATTTCCATATATTGGCCGACCGGAACAATCCGCCTGGCCGGCAAAGCTTTCCATAATAGGCCTTTCCCCGTGATTTTGTCAAGGCCTGAAACTTTCGGGGAGGCTTGCTGGTTATTCGGCTGAACACAAGGTTGTATCGGCAAAAATGTCAGATTTGAAAGCGCAAGTGCTGGACAAAAGCCTGCCGCCGTTCAAGCGGCTCACGCTTCTGATGGAAATGCTGCGCTCGCCGCAGGGGTGTAACTGGGATCGAAAACAGACCCACGAGACTCTTCTGCCGTACCTGATCGAAGAGACGTACGAGGTAGTCGATTCCATTGCGTATCAACGATATGCGGAACTGAAGGAGGAACTCGGCGATCTCCTCTGCCAGGTGGTTTTTCATGCCCAACTCGCCCGCGAGCGCGGTGAGTTTGACATTGATGATGCCGTTACTCACCTCGTGGACAAACTGATTCGCCGGCATCCGCACGTTTTCGGTCGGCCGCGCGATCTCAGCCCACAGGAGGTACGCGACCAGTGGGAAAAGATCAAGGTCAACTCCGGGGAGAAGCCATCAGTGCTGTCAGGATTGCCGAGGTCGATGCCCGCCCTGACGATGGCCTTTCGCATGGGTGAGAAAGCGGGTGGATTCGGCTTCGACTGGTCTGATCCGACTGAGGTGATGGAGAAGGTAGAGGAAGAACTCAAGGAGCTCAGGCAGGAAATTTTTTCCCCATCACGTGAGGGTGGCGACCGCATCGAGAGTGAGGTCGGAGACCTGTTATTTGCGACGGCTTCACTTGCCCGCAAGCTGAGCGTCGATCCGGAACTGGCCCTGAAACGAGCATTGGACAAATTCCGCCGCCGGTTTGAACGTATGGAGGGGGAGATCGCGAGTCGGGGCGGGACGTTTGATGA contains:
- a CDS encoding valine--tRNA ligase; the encoded protein is MGKNNGKTAKKSAAYNPAEVEDRLYHEWVEDGYFHADPGSGKEVYSIVIPPPNVTDVLHLGHALNNTVQDILIRRHRMQGYETEWLPGSDHAGIATQVIVEKQLIKEGTTRREIGREKFLERTRDWAYRNKDIILGQLRKIGCSCDWDRTRFTLDDGLSRAVAEVFIHLHNKGWIYRGHRIVNWCPSCKTSLSDDEVEHKTFDGNLWYIKYKIKGSDDYLTVATTRPETMLGDTALAINPKDSRYKKNMGKTVILPILEREIPIVADSFVDPEFGTGVVKVTPAHDPNDFEIGKRHDLQEVNILNTDGTLNENAGKYKGLDRYEARRQLVADLQKKGLLEKTEEYELSAGTCYRCHTVIEPYLSEQWFVRMSEMAKPAIEALKSGKLRFYPDYWSKTYLHWMENIRDWCISRQLWWGHRIPVWYAEDGTMFVSVARPAAEQCPGYDPASLVQDEDVLDTWFSSWLWPFSTFGWPDRTPELEKFYPTKALVTASEIIFLWVARMIMAGYEFMGETPFNDVYIHGTVRDANGVKMSKSLGNGIDPLEIIDKYGADALRISLVLATPDGQDPWITKNTFETGRNFVNKLYQVSRFVMMHLQGRKPVLEELDDTDLVIFDRWILSRLEGTIQAVDKAFAEYRLSTAAKTLYNFAWDDYCSWYIELIKPDRPGTPIRENSLNVATYVLHRILRLMHPFTPFVTEEIARQLSGDAETGRSATICFGPWPTTKGEHVDNSLEDSLKQIQEVVTAVRSVRAELNVPPGRKSDLYIRVSHESFGRLLQNHIEYFRSLARVKDLHCSVDVKKPPLSASAVISGAEIFVPLEGLIDIEVEKARLQKNLDSLKAQLEKISKKLANADFLDNAPKEVVERERAKKEDYQERIERLNKNLEQIMGW
- a CDS encoding sigma-54 dependent transcriptional regulator, coding for MAKEKTKILVIDDDPKVSWILSEGLDSSFNFVSARDGVEGIQMISTEKPILVLLDIKMPGMTGLEVLEKLNKLENRPEVIMISGHGDTKYVVESMKLGAAEFIDKPFDVREVEIHINGVLERMRLKKEVTDLKKELQVREHYGSFVGDSQAMARVKGIIEQVADSELTVLIRGESGTGKEIAARSLHALSSRKVQPFVKVNCAAIPRDLLEAELFGYEKGAFTGAHKNKQGRFELANKGTIFLDEIGDMPMELQSKLLQVLEQQEFVRVGGIQNIHVDVRIICATNKNLEQAIKVQAFRDDLFYRLNEITLFLPGLRERPEDIPLLVEHFLDMYNDQYTRQQPPVSPETMGRLTEFSWPGNIRQLENMIKQVVVRGDESIIAELIVLAGENLPESVFGSSSPPADPALTTEPAQQDYSLKHRVSRTIAAEEKRMISEVLGKTNWNRRKAADLLQISYRSLLYKIKDYQLNAAK
- the mazG gene encoding nucleoside triphosphate pyrophosphohydrolase — protein: MSDLKAQVLDKSLPPFKRLTLLMEMLRSPQGCNWDRKQTHETLLPYLIEETYEVVDSIAYQRYAELKEELGDLLCQVVFHAQLARERGEFDIDDAVTHLVDKLIRRHPHVFGRPRDLSPQEVRDQWEKIKVNSGEKPSVLSGLPRSMPALTMAFRMGEKAGGFGFDWSDPTEVMEKVEEELKELRQEIFSPSREGGDRIESEVGDLLFATASLARKLSVDPELALKRALDKFRRRFERMEGEIASRGGTFDEYTLEQLEQLWQELKRTE